One segment of Panicum virgatum strain AP13 chromosome 1K, P.virgatum_v5, whole genome shotgun sequence DNA contains the following:
- the LOC120699207 gene encoding signal peptide peptidase 1-like: MKMHERAANLALAALSLAPLVVKVNPNLNVILTACLTVYVGCYRSVKPTPPSETMSKEHAMRFPLVGSAMLLSLFLLFKFLSKDLVNAVLTAYFFILGIVALSATLLPSIKRFLPKEWNDNLIVWRAPFIHSLSVEFTKSQIVASVPGFLFCMWYASKKHWLANNVLGIAFCIQGIEMLSLGSFKTGAILLAGLFVYDIFWVFFTPVMVSVAKSFDAPIKLLFPTADAARPFSMLGLGDIVIPGIFVALALRFDVSRGIKNHYFNSAFLGYTVGLTVTIIVMNWFQAAQPALLYIVPGVIGFVAVHCLWNGEVKQLLEFDESKTEAEEAGEEDQDDKSKEDKKGD, encoded by the exons ATGAAGATGCATGAGCGAGCTGCCAATTTGGCCCTTGCCG CTTTGAGCTTGGCACCACTTGTGGTTAAAGTAAACCCAAATCTGAATGTGATATTGACAGCATGCCTTACTGTCTACGTGGGTTGCTACCGTTCTGTCAAGCCAACTCCACCCTCT GAGACAATGTCCAAGGAGCATGCTATGCGTTTCCCCTTAGTGGGAAGTGCTATGCTCTTGTCACTGTTCCTTCTATTCAAGTTTCTTTCAAAAGACTTGGTCAATGCTGTGCTCACTGCttacttcttcattcttggaatcgTTGCTCTCTC GGCAACATTGCTTCCATCTATAAAACGTTTTCTTCCAAAAGAATGGAATGACAATCTCATTGTATGGCGGGCTCCATTTATCCACT CACTCTCGGTGGAGTTCACAAAGTCACAGATTGTTGCTTCTGTCCCGGGATTTCTCTTTTGCATGTGGTATGCATCTAAGAAGCATTGGCTAGCAAATAATGTTCTGGGAATCGCTTTCTGTATTCAG GGGATCGAGATGCTGTCATTGGGATCGTTTAAAACTGGAGCCATTCTCTtg GCAGGACTTTTTGTCTATGACATTTTCTGGGTGTTCTTCACTCCAGTTATGGTCAGTGTGGCTAAATCTTTTGATGCTCCAATAAAG CTTCTGTTTCCAACTGCAGATGCTGCACGGCCATTCTCTATGCTTGGCCTTGGTGACATTGTGATACCTG GCATCTTTGTTGCACTTGCCCTGCGTTTTGACGTCTCAAGAGGTATCAAGAACCATTACTTCAACAGTGCATTTTTGGGATACACTGTGGGTTTGACGGTTACCATCATTGTAATGAACTGGTTTCAAGCTGCACAA CCTGCTCTACTATACATTGTTCCTGGTGTGATCGGTTTCGTTGCTGTTCACTGTTTGTGGAATGGAGAAGTAAAACAG CTACTGGAGTTTGATGAGTCAAAAACTGAAGCGGAGGAAGCCGGTGAAGAAGATCAAGATGATAAATCCAAAGAGGACAAGAAGGGGGACTAG